A section of the Pseudomonas prosekii genome encodes:
- the glnA gene encoding glutamate--ammonia ligase: MSKSVQLIKDHDVKWIDLRFTDTKGTQHHVTMPARDALDDAFFEEGKMFDGSSIAGWKGIEASDMILMPDDSTAVLDPFTEEPTLILVCDVIEPSTMQGYDRDPRAIAKRAEEYLKSTGIGDTVFVGPEPEFFIFDEVKFKSDISGSMFKIFSEQGSWMSDQDVEGGNRGHRPGIKGGYFPVPPFDHDHEIRTSMCNAMEEMGLVIEVHHHEVATAGQNEIGVKFNTLVAKADEVQTLKYCVHNVADAYGRTATFMPKPLYGDNGSGMHVHLSIAKDGKNTFAGEGYAGLSDTALYFIGGIIKHGKALNGFTNPSTNSYKRLVPGFEAPVMLAYSARNRSASIRIPYVSSPRARRIEARFPDPAANPYLGFAALLMAGLDGIQNKIHPGDAADKNLYDLPPEEAKEIPQVCGSLKEALEELDKGRAFLTKGGVFSDDFIDAYIALKSEEEIKVRTFVHPLEYELYYSC; encoded by the coding sequence ATGTCGAAGTCGGTTCAACTCATCAAAGATCATGACGTCAAGTGGATTGATCTGCGCTTCACGGACACCAAAGGCACTCAGCACCACGTGACCATGCCGGCTCGCGACGCGCTGGATGACGCTTTCTTCGAAGAAGGCAAAATGTTCGACGGTTCCTCCATTGCTGGCTGGAAAGGCATCGAAGCCTCCGACATGATCCTGATGCCGGACGACAGCACCGCTGTGCTCGACCCGTTCACCGAAGAGCCGACCCTGATTCTGGTCTGCGACGTGATCGAGCCGTCGACCATGCAAGGCTACGACCGCGACCCACGTGCGATCGCCAAGCGTGCCGAGGAATACCTGAAGTCGACCGGTATCGGTGACACCGTATTCGTTGGCCCGGAGCCAGAGTTCTTCATCTTCGACGAAGTGAAGTTCAAGTCCGACATCTCCGGCTCGATGTTCAAAATCTTCTCCGAACAAGGTTCGTGGATGTCCGACCAGGACGTGGAAGGCGGCAACCGCGGCCACCGTCCAGGCATCAAAGGTGGCTACTTCCCGGTTCCGCCATTCGACCACGACCACGAAATCCGTACCTCCATGTGCAACGCCATGGAAGAAATGGGCCTGGTCATCGAAGTTCACCACCACGAAGTGGCCACTGCCGGCCAGAACGAAATCGGTGTGAAGTTCAACACTCTGGTAGCCAAGGCTGACGAAGTTCAGACCCTGAAGTATTGCGTACACAACGTGGCTGACGCTTACGGCCGCACCGCGACCTTCATGCCTAAGCCTTTGTACGGCGATAACGGTTCGGGTATGCACGTGCACTTGTCCATCGCCAAAGATGGCAAGAACACCTTCGCTGGCGAAGGTTATGCCGGCCTGTCCGACACCGCTCTGTACTTCATCGGCGGCATCATCAAGCACGGTAAGGCACTGAACGGCTTCACCAACCCGTCGACCAACTCTTACAAGCGTCTGGTCCCAGGTTTCGAAGCACCGGTAATGCTGGCCTACTCGGCTCGCAACCGTTCCGCGTCGATCCGTATTCCTTACGTGTCGAGCCCGCGCGCTCGCCGTATCGAAGCACGCTTCCCGGATCCGGCAGCCAACCCGTACCTGGGCTTTGCTGCACTGTTGATGGCTGGCCTGGACGGCATCCAGAACAAGATCCACCCTGGCGATGCTGCTGACAAAAACCTGTACGACCTGCCGCCTGAAGAGGCGAAAGAGATCCCACAAGTTTGCGGCAGCCTGAAAGAAGCCCTGGAAGAGCTGGACAAGGGCCGCGCGTTCCTGACCAAGGGCGGCGTGTTCTCCGACGACTTCATCGACGCTTACATCGCTCTGAAAAGCGAAGAAGAAATCAAGGTCCGCACCTTCGTACACCCACTGGAATACGAGCTGTACTACAGCTGCTGA
- the thiI gene encoding tRNA uracil 4-sulfurtransferase ThiI, with amino-acid sequence MKLIVKVFPEITIKSRPVRMRFIRQLAKNIRAVLRDLDPAVVVNGVWDNLELETRVSEPKALKEMTERLSCMPGIAHFLQVDEYPLGDFDDIVAKCKQHYGDALAGKVFSVRCKRGGHHTFSSMDVEKYVGSQLRRQCGAAGISLKEPEIEVRMEIRDQRLYVIHSQHNSIGGYPLGALEQTLVLMSGGFDSTVAAYQIMRRGLMSHFCFFNLGGRAHELGVMEVAHFIWKKYGSSQRVLFVSVPFEEVLGEILGKVDNSHMGVVLKRMMLRAASKIADRLDIDALVTGEAISQVSSQTLPNLSLIDCVTEKLVLRPLIASHKQDIIDQANEIGTADFAKHMPEYCGVISVNPKTHAKRNRVEYEEQQFDMAILERALENAKLVPIDRVIDELGQDLQIEEVSEALAGQIIIDIRHPDGAEDEPLEIAGIEVQTMPFYALNARFKELDPTRQYLLYCDKGVMSRLHAHHLLSEGHANVRVYRPS; translated from the coding sequence ATGAAACTAATCGTAAAAGTCTTCCCCGAGATCACCATCAAGAGCCGCCCGGTACGGATGCGTTTCATCCGCCAGTTGGCCAAGAACATCCGTGCCGTGCTCCGCGATCTGGACCCGGCTGTGGTGGTGAACGGCGTGTGGGACAACCTCGAACTGGAAACCCGCGTCAGCGAGCCCAAAGCCCTGAAGGAAATGACCGAGCGCCTTAGCTGCATGCCGGGCATCGCGCATTTCCTGCAGGTCGATGAATACCCGTTGGGTGACTTCGACGACATCGTCGCCAAGTGCAAACAGCACTACGGCGATGCGCTGGCGGGGAAGGTTTTTTCGGTGCGTTGCAAGCGCGGCGGGCATCACACCTTTTCGTCCATGGACGTCGAGAAATACGTCGGCAGCCAACTGCGTCGTCAGTGCGGCGCCGCCGGGATTTCCCTGAAAGAGCCGGAAATCGAAGTTCGCATGGAAATTCGCGACCAACGGTTGTATGTAATCCACAGCCAGCACAACAGCATCGGCGGTTATCCGCTGGGAGCGCTGGAACAGACGCTTGTATTGATGTCCGGCGGCTTTGACTCGACAGTCGCCGCCTACCAGATCATGCGTCGCGGTCTGATGAGCCATTTCTGCTTCTTTAATCTGGGCGGACGTGCCCACGAACTGGGCGTCATGGAAGTCGCGCACTTCATCTGGAAGAAGTACGGCAGCTCCCAACGCGTGTTATTTGTCAGTGTGCCGTTCGAGGAAGTCCTGGGAGAAATTCTCGGGAAAGTCGATAACAGTCATATGGGCGTAGTTTTGAAGCGTATGATGTTGCGCGCTGCGTCGAAGATTGCCGATCGGCTGGACATTGATGCGCTGGTGACCGGTGAAGCGATCTCCCAGGTGTCGAGCCAGACGTTGCCGAACCTGTCGTTGATCGACTGTGTGACCGAGAAGCTGGTCTTGCGCCCGCTGATCGCCAGTCACAAGCAGGACATCATCGACCAGGCCAACGAAATCGGCACCGCCGACTTCGCCAAGCACATGCCCGAATACTGCGGGGTCATCTCGGTGAACCCCAAGACCCACGCCAAGCGCAACCGCGTGGAGTACGAAGAACAACAGTTCGACATGGCCATCCTCGAGCGTGCGCTCGAAAACGCCAAACTGGTGCCGATCGATCGCGTGATCGACGAATTGGGCCAGGACTTGCAGATCGAAGAAGTCAGCGAAGCACTGGCGGGCCAGATCATCATCGACATCCGTCACCCGGATGGCGCTGAAGACGAGCCGCTGGAAATCGCTGGCATTGAGGTACAGACGATGCCGTTTTATGCATTGAACGCTCGTTTCAAGGAACTGGACCCTACTCGCCAGTACCTGCTGTATTGCGACAAAGGCGTGATGAGTCGCCTGCATGCCCACCATTTGCTCAGTGAGGGGCATGCCAATGTGCGCGTTTATCGACCGAGCTAA